One Drosophila santomea strain STO CAGO 1482 chromosome X, Prin_Dsan_1.1, whole genome shotgun sequence DNA segment encodes these proteins:
- the LOC120457414 gene encoding calcyclin-binding protein has protein sequence MSLEQLKSDVAELAAFLQQAKGARVKGVLTTAKAEAEREIVNLEMKAKIAAERQAAGPNDAKRYLHELTDYGWDQSAKFVKLFITLNGVQACTEENVTVTYTPNSLQLHVRDLQGKDFGLTVNNLLHSINVEKSYRKIKTDMVAIYLKKVKEDENWDVLTAIQKRLKQKQDSELTKDGENPESALVNIMKKMYNDGDSKTKQMIAKAWTESQDKAKFGKEAGGGLDSFGDL, from the exons ATGTCACTCGAACAG CTGAAAAGCGATGTGGCCGAGCTTGCGGCCTTCCTGCAGCAGGCGAAAGGTGCCCGCGTAAAAGGCGTGCTGACCACCGCAAAAGCGGAGGCGGAACGGGAGATAGTTAACCTGGAGATGAAGGCCAAAATTGCGGCGGAGCGACAGGCAGCCGGGCCCAACGATGCCAAGAG ATATCTGCACGAGCTGACCGACTACGGCTGGGACCAGAGCGCCAAGTTCGTGAAGCTGTTCATCACGTTGAACGGAGTGCAGGCCTGCACGGAGGAGAACGTGACTGTCACCTACACACCAAACTCGTTGCAGCTCCATGTGCGAGATCTTCAAGGCAAGGACTTTGGGCTGACCGTGAACAATCTGCTGCACAGTATCAATGTGGAGAAGAGCTACCGAAAGATCAAGACCGACATGGTGGCCATCTACCTGAAGAAGGTGAAGGAGGACGAAAACTGGGACGTGCTCACAGCCATCCAGAAGCGCCTGAAGCAGAAGCAGGATAGTGAACTGACCAAGGATGGCGAAAACCCCGAATCGGCACTGGTCAACATTATGAAGAAGATGTACAACGATGGTGACTCCAAGACAAAGCAAATGATCGCCAAGGCCTGGACCGAAAGTCAGGATAAGGCCAAGTTTGGCAAGGAGGCGGGCGGCGGACTGGATTCTTTCGGCGATCTCTAG
- the LOC120457407 gene encoding cell division cycle 7-related protein kinase → MADRVLCQEMATPGSHYRRPKTGVASANVVYANGGGSWRAAPRQVQRQPRQTVQQYASTLATGTAGRHVGKASTASVEEQPVESVGAEVMGLPVTPRTTKQARNKSEEAINDLLTRIPDIGKLFDVHSRIGNGTFSTVLLGTLRRESHLPDSLRRKFAIKHHIPTSHPDRIMKELQCMTKMGGIENVVGIHCCLRCDASAAFVMPYMAHDRFHDFYTRMDVPEIRLYMRNLLVALRHVHKFDVIHRDVKPSNFLYNRRRREFLLVDFGLAQHVNPPALRSAGSIAAANNNNSKRPREREAIDAVQQSASPDAGLGGAVKRMRLHEDSSKMPLKPVNDIAPSDSQQQQSVDGSNPVQPQPVQHQQQQQQQQPQLAQLDQTPSTPSGSKYNTNRNASTAAANNAKCFCFANPSVCLNCLMKKEVHASRAGTPGYRPPEVLLKYPDQTTAVDVWAAGVIFLSIMSSVYPFFKAPNDFIALAEIVTIFGDQAIRKTALALDRMITLSQRSRPLNLRKLCLRFRHRSVFSDAKLLKSHESVDGRCEVCRNCDQYFFNCLCDDSEYLTEPLDAYECFPASAYDLLHRLLEINPHKRITADEALKHPFFTAAEEAEQTEQDQLANGTPRKMRRQRYQNHKTVAASPEQLKQQVALDLQQAAINKL, encoded by the exons ATGGCCGATCGCGTTTTGTGCCAGGAGATGGCAACACCGGGCAGTCACTATCGTCGCCCCAAAACGGGTGTTGCAAGCGCCAATGTGGTGTACGCCAACGGAGGCGGATCCTGGCGTGCCGCGCCAAGGCAAGTCCAACGGCAGCCGAGGCAAACCGTTCAGCAATATGCCAGCACTCTGGCAACTGGAACCGCGGGCAGGCATGTGGGCAAAGCATCCACTGCGTCCGTGGAGGAGCAGCCTGTGGAATCCGTAGGAGCTGAAGTCATGGGTCTGCCCGTCACACCGCGTACAACCAAACAGGCGCGCAACAAGAGCGAAG AAGCCATCAATGATCTCCTCACACGCATCCCGGACATTGGCAAGCTGTTCGATGTGCACAGCCGGATTGGCAACGGGACCTTTAGCACTGTGCTGCTGGGCACACTGCGGCGGGAATCGCATCTGCCGGACAGTCTGCGCCGCAAGTTTGCCATCAAGCATCACATACCCACCAGTCATCCGGATAGGATTATGAAGGAGCTGCAGTGCATGACAAAAATGGG GGGAATCGAGAACGTGGTGGGCATCCACTGTTGCCTGCGTTGCGACGCCTCCGCCGCTTTTGTGATGCCCTACATGGCGCATGACCGATTCCACGACTTCTACACGCGCATGGATGTGCCCGAGATCCGGCTGTATATGCGCAATCTCCTGGTGGCCCTGCGTCATGTCCACAAGTTCGATGTCATCCATCGCGACGTGAAGCCGAGCAACTTTCTCTACAATCGACGCCGACGAGAGTTTCTCCTGGTCGATTTCGGCCTGGCCCAGCATGTGAACCCACCGGCTCTGCGATCTGCCGGATCCATCGCCgccgccaacaacaacaatagcaaacGACCACGCGAGCGTGAAGCAATCGATGCAGTGCAACAAAGTGCATCACCGGATGCTGGTTTGGGCGGAGCTGTTAAACGTATGCGTTTGCACGAGGACTCCAGCAAGATGCCCCTGAAACCGGTCAACGATATTGCGCCAAGCGattcgcagcagcagcagtcagTAGATGGGTCCAATCCCGTCCAGCCACAGCCGgtgcagcaccagcagcagcagcaacaacaacagccgcAACTGGCGCAGCTGGACCAAACACCCTCAACGCCATCGGGCAGCAAGTACAATACGAATCGAAATGCCTCGACAGCGGCGGCTAATAATGCCAAGTGCTTCTGCTTTGCAAATCCCTCGGTTTGCCTCAATTGCCTAATGAAGAAGGAGGTGCACGCCTCCAGGGCAGGAACACCTGGCTATCGGCCGCCCGAGGTCTTGCTCAAGTACCCAGATCAGACGACTGCCGTGGACGTTTGGGCGGCGGGTGTGATTTTCCTTTCGATCATGTCGTCGGTGTACCCGTTTTTCAAGGCACCCAACGATTTCATTGCTCTGGCCGAGATTGTGACTATTTTTGGAGATCAAGCGATACGGAAAACGGCCTTGGCTCTGGATCGTATGATCACCCTGAGTCAGAGGTCCAGGCCACTGAATCTGAGAAAGTTATGCCTGCGTTTTCGCCACCGTTCCGTTTTCAGTGATGCCAAGCTCCTCAAGAGCCACGAATCTGTGGACGGAAGGTGCGAAGTATGCCGGAATTGTGATCAATACTTCTTCAACTGCCTGTGCGATGACAGCGAATATTTGACAGAGCCACTGGATGCATACGAATGCTTTCCGGCCAGCGCCTATGATCTACTGCATCGCCTGCTCGAGATTAATCCCCATAAGCGGATCACCGCCGACGAGGCACTAAAGCATCCATTCTTTACGGCCGCCGAGGAGGCCGAGCAGACGGAGCAAGATCAGCTGGCTAATGGAACGCCGCGCAAGATGCGTCGACAAAGATATCAAAATCACAAAACGGTGGCCGCCTCACCGGAGCAGCTCAAGCAGCAGGTGGCCCTTGATTTGCAGCAAGCGGCCATTAACAAGCTGTGA
- the LOC120454989 gene encoding zinc finger protein 593 homolog, with translation MGMVTKRKKMHYGDTHLQRRWRVRNRRRDLDQIDDDLRTRSGELINQNVDLDKPGFAQFYCVHCAKYFIDDTAMQAHFRTKVHKRRLKALEIEPYSIEEAERAAGRGSFVKPKKRSMETQPSKEDVVAGKRIRVEEVPEDTDATDSPSTSKTKRKKAEKMET, from the coding sequence ATGGGAATGGTAACAAAGCGCAAGAAGATGCACTATGGCGATACCCATCTTCAGAGGAGATGGCGTGTGCGGAATCGCCGTCGTGATCTCGACCAGATCGACGATGACCTGCGCACCCGGAGTGGTGAACTGATTAATCAGAATGTGGACCTCGACAAGCCGGGATTCGCGCAGTTCTACTGCGTCCACTGTGCCAAGTACTTCATTGATGACACCGCCATGCAGGCACATTTCCGCACCAAGGTGCACAAGAGGCGACTCAAGGCATTGGAGATCGAGCCGTACAGCATCGAGGAGGCGGAACGCGCCGCAGGACGTGGCAGTTTCGTGAAGCCGAAGAAGCGGTCGATGGAAACGCAGCCATCGAAGGAGGACGTGGTCGCCGGCAAGAGGATCCGAGTGGAGGAGGTGCCCGAGGACACAGACGCCACCGATTCGCCCTCGACGTCCAAAACgaagcgcaagaaagccgaGAAAATGGAGACCTAG